A single region of the Deefgea piscis genome encodes:
- a CDS encoding DUF4434 domain-containing protein has protein sequence MKWVSAVAAWGLSSALWANPCQEAALKTVILQPWQSQSEVTVDNARRINRQLDALGFNVVLLQWSRNGQTEFWPSDGTGWLQKRLLSPARRSYIMGLYSDPGFFNALNLPDDELDAYLSVLRDFSLAEAKKIIAQSKVKIVGWYLPEEIDDLNWRTPARQAMLVRHYQAISRDLKALWPDLPVYASSFFGGFSPPTEYAAMLRSLQQQTGIQWMVQGGQGVLRKPQPATASYLSAVNAALPRQQWSGILEVFTEKNSLKAQRFCPANLPEIQRRKAVWCAATGSSPTVYFSLNQLSESLFGIPNTGCKSEPLHGPYHSE, from the coding sequence TTGAAATGGGTATCGGCGGTTGCGGCGTGGGGTTTGAGTTCAGCATTATGGGCAAATCCTTGCCAAGAAGCTGCGCTTAAAACGGTGATCTTGCAACCTTGGCAGAGTCAATCTGAGGTGACGGTTGATAATGCCCGTCGAATTAATCGACAGTTGGATGCCTTGGGTTTTAATGTGGTATTGCTGCAATGGAGTCGCAATGGCCAAACTGAATTTTGGCCCAGTGATGGTACTGGCTGGTTGCAAAAACGACTACTCAGCCCAGCGCGGCGCAGTTACATCATGGGTTTATATTCAGACCCCGGTTTTTTTAATGCCTTAAATTTACCTGATGATGAGTTAGATGCTTATTTGTCAGTTTTGCGCGACTTTAGTCTTGCTGAAGCTAAAAAAATTATTGCGCAATCCAAAGTGAAAATTGTTGGCTGGTATTTGCCTGAAGAAATAGATGATTTGAATTGGCGAACGCCTGCTAGGCAAGCGATGTTAGTGCGGCATTATCAAGCCATTTCGCGTGATTTAAAGGCGTTGTGGCCTGATTTACCGGTGTATGCGAGCTCTTTTTTTGGCGGGTTTAGTCCGCCCACAGAATACGCCGCCATGCTGCGCTCATTACAGCAGCAAACTGGTATTCAATGGATGGTGCAAGGCGGGCAAGGCGTATTGCGTAAGCCACAGCCGGCGACGGCTTCTTATCTCAGCGCGGTTAATGCCGCTTTGCCGCGTCAGCAATGGAGTGGCATTTTAGAGGTGTTTACCGAGAAAAACAGTCTTAAGGCGCAGCGTTTTTGTCCTGCCAATTTACCTGAAATTCAGCGAAGAAAAGCGGTTTGGTGTGCTGCTACAGGATCTTCGCCAACGGTGTATTTTTCGCTCAATCAACTGAGTGAATCATTGTTTGGTATCCCGAATACAGGGTGCAAAAGTGAACCATTGCATGGCCCTTACCATAGTGAATAA
- a CDS encoding aspartate aminotransferase family protein yields MALTRAAFDQYMVPNYAPAAFIPVRGEASRVWDQSGKEYIDFAGGIAVNSLGHCHPALVGALTKQANQLWHVSNVFTNEPALELAQKLVDATFADKVFFCNSGAEANEAALKLARRAAIERFGEQKNKVISALSSFHGRTFFTVCVGGQPKYSDGFGPKPAGIEYFEYNNLEAFKALIDDDTACVILEPIQGEGGVVPADAAFLQGVRDLCTQHNAYLIFDEVQSGMGRSGSLFAYQEYGVVPDILSSAKSLGGGFPIGAMLTTAEIAKYLVAGTHGTTYGGNPLACAVAGAVIDVINTPEVLAGVKTKHAQFVAGITAINAKYPVFSQIRGLGLLIGAVLSEPYQDRAKEILNIAAQNGVMVLMAGPNVIRFAPSLVVSDEEITTGLARLEMAIAQFVA; encoded by the coding sequence ATGGCTTTGACCCGCGCTGCATTTGATCAGTACATGGTACCCAATTATGCGCCCGCTGCATTTATACCTGTTCGTGGTGAGGCCAGCCGTGTTTGGGATCAATCGGGTAAGGAATACATCGATTTTGCCGGTGGGATTGCGGTGAATTCTTTGGGCCATTGCCACCCGGCATTAGTTGGCGCCTTAACCAAGCAGGCCAATCAACTGTGGCATGTCTCGAACGTGTTTACCAATGAGCCGGCGCTTGAATTGGCGCAAAAATTAGTTGATGCAACATTTGCCGATAAAGTGTTTTTTTGTAACTCAGGTGCTGAAGCCAATGAGGCGGCGCTTAAATTAGCCCGCCGTGCGGCGATTGAGCGTTTTGGCGAGCAAAAAAACAAAGTGATTTCGGCGCTCAGTAGCTTTCATGGGCGAACCTTTTTTACCGTATGTGTTGGCGGTCAGCCTAAGTATTCGGATGGTTTTGGCCCTAAGCCCGCCGGCATTGAATACTTTGAATACAATAATTTAGAAGCGTTTAAAGCCTTGATTGACGACGACACTGCGTGCGTGATTTTAGAGCCGATTCAAGGTGAGGGCGGTGTAGTGCCTGCCGATGCCGCCTTTTTGCAAGGGGTGCGTGATTTATGTACGCAGCACAATGCCTATTTGATTTTTGATGAAGTGCAATCAGGCATGGGGCGCTCTGGTAGCTTGTTTGCGTATCAAGAATATGGCGTAGTACCCGATATTTTGAGCAGTGCCAAAAGCTTAGGTGGCGGCTTTCCGATTGGCGCGATGCTGACAACGGCCGAGATTGCCAAATACTTGGTTGCTGGCACGCACGGCACCACTTATGGCGGCAATCCTTTGGCTTGCGCTGTAGCAGGTGCGGTGATTGATGTGATTAACACGCCTGAAGTATTAGCTGGCGTTAAAACTAAACACGCACAGTTTGTTGCTGGTATTACTGCGATTAACGCGAAGTATCCGGTATTTAGTCAGATCCGTGGTCTTGGCTTATTAATTGGCGCGGTTTTATCTGAACCGTATCAAGACCGCGCGAAAGAAATTTTGAATATTGCCGCGCAAAATGGCGTTATGGTCTTGATGGCAGGGCCGAATGTGATCCGTTTTGCCCCCTCTTTGGTGGTGAGTGATGAAGAGATTACAACAGGCTTAGCACGACTTGAAATGGCCATTGCGCAGTTTGTTGCATAG
- a CDS encoding branched-chain amino acid ABC transporter permease, which translates to MDIFLQQIINGLVIGSIYALIALGYTMVYGIMQLINFAHGEVVMIGAMVTITCINFLLGHHFNLSGPALLMVGLLMAIPVSMVLGYTIEKVAYRPLRRAPRLAPLITAIGVSIVLQQLAMLIWGRNYRPFPAILPTEVYSIGGASITQVQVAIVVLTLLLMAGMYFLIEKTKMGRAMRATAQNPEVAKLMGVNVNHIISMTFVIGSALGAMAGVMVAANYDQAHAYMGFMIGLKAFTAAVLGGIGNLGGAVLGGLLLGVIESLGAGYLGDLTGGVLGSNYKDILAFVVLILVLVFRPSGLMGERVAERA; encoded by the coding sequence GTGGATATTTTTCTCCAACAAATTATTAATGGGTTGGTAATCGGTAGCATTTATGCGCTGATTGCTTTGGGGTACACCATGGTGTACGGCATCATGCAATTGATTAATTTCGCGCATGGTGAAGTGGTGATGATTGGTGCAATGGTGACGATCACCTGCATCAATTTCTTATTAGGACATCATTTTAATTTATCGGGGCCTGCGCTTTTAATGGTTGGCTTACTGATGGCGATTCCGGTGTCGATGGTGCTTGGATACACCATTGAAAAAGTAGCCTACCGGCCTTTACGCCGTGCACCTCGTTTGGCACCGTTGATTACTGCGATTGGTGTGTCGATTGTGTTACAACAATTGGCGATGCTGATTTGGGGCCGTAATTATCGTCCGTTCCCAGCGATTTTGCCGACCGAGGTGTATAGCATTGGTGGCGCTTCGATTACGCAAGTTCAAGTGGCGATTGTGGTTTTGACTTTGCTATTGATGGCGGGCATGTATTTTCTGATTGAAAAAACCAAAATGGGCCGTGCGATGCGCGCAACGGCACAAAACCCAGAAGTAGCAAAATTAATGGGTGTGAATGTCAATCATATTATTTCAATGACGTTTGTGATCGGTTCCGCTTTGGGGGCGATGGCTGGCGTGATGGTCGCAGCCAATTATGATCAAGCGCATGCGTATATGGGCTTTATGATCGGCTTGAAGGCCTTTACTGCAGCAGTGCTAGGTGGGATTGGTAATTTAGGTGGCGCAGTACTGGGCGGCTTATTACTGGGTGTGATTGAAAGCTTGGGCGCTGGTTATCTGGGTGATTTAACGGGCGGCGTGCTCGGCAGTAATTACAAAGATATTTTAGCTTTTGTTGTGTTGATTCTAGTCTTGGTGTTCCGTCCTTCAGGTTTGATGGGTGAACGCGTTGCAGAACGTGCTTAA
- a CDS encoding ABC transporter permease subunit, whose protein sequence is MTNTINSAEFRANNLKTTLVLGGIAVVLAILPWVLGHFFESGNSWLRAVDFALLYIMLALGLNIVVGYAGLLDLGYIAFYAVGAYTFALLNSPHLQAVIPEWLFQPNFFVMMLIAAAVAGIFGVLLGSPTLKLRGDYLAIVTLGFGEIIRIFMNNLDRPINITNGPQGINNIPAVQFAGYDLGRPIEFFGLSFEKIHLYYYLILAMCFLIIFVSKRLQRSRIGRAWVAIREDEIAANAMGINTRNVKLLAFAMGASFGGVAGALFASFQGFVSPESFTLMESIMVLAMVVLGGMGNIPGVILGAVIVSITPEILRDVINPLQQALVGRKVVDPENLRMLIFGLAMIVIMLVRPAGLWPSKQRRAELAPKTKTISQQEKDSLQDAERNHD, encoded by the coding sequence ATGACAAATACAATCAATAGCGCCGAATTTCGTGCCAATAATTTAAAAACGACGCTGGTGCTGGGTGGGATCGCAGTCGTATTAGCGATTTTACCTTGGGTACTTGGGCATTTTTTTGAAAGTGGTAATTCATGGCTTAGGGCCGTTGACTTTGCTTTGCTCTACATTATGTTGGCTTTAGGGCTCAATATTGTGGTGGGTTACGCTGGCTTACTGGATCTGGGTTATATCGCGTTTTATGCCGTAGGCGCTTATACCTTTGCCTTACTCAATTCACCGCATTTGCAGGCGGTGATTCCAGAGTGGTTATTCCAACCTAATTTCTTTGTCATGATGTTGATCGCTGCAGCTGTTGCGGGGATATTTGGCGTATTGCTGGGCTCGCCAACATTGAAATTACGCGGTGATTATTTAGCCATTGTGACCTTGGGTTTTGGTGAAATTATTCGAATTTTCATGAATAACTTAGATCGTCCGATCAATATTACCAATGGTCCACAAGGGATTAACAATATTCCTGCTGTGCAATTTGCTGGTTACGATTTGGGTCGTCCAATTGAATTTTTTGGGCTTAGTTTCGAAAAAATTCATTTGTATTACTACCTGATCCTGGCGATGTGTTTCCTCATTATTTTTGTGTCTAAGCGTTTGCAACGCTCACGTATTGGCCGTGCATGGGTGGCAATTCGTGAAGATGAAATCGCCGCGAATGCGATGGGGATTAATACTCGGAACGTTAAATTATTGGCGTTTGCCATGGGCGCTAGCTTTGGTGGTGTGGCCGGTGCTTTATTTGCCAGCTTCCAAGGCTTTGTATCACCCGAGTCGTTTACCCTGATGGAATCGATCATGGTGTTGGCAATGGTGGTGCTGGGTGGGATGGGCAATATTCCTGGGGTGATTTTAGGTGCGGTGATTGTTTCGATTACGCCAGAAATTTTGCGTGATGTGATTAATCCATTGCAGCAAGCACTGGTGGGTCGCAAGGTCGTTGATCCAGAAAACTTACGTATGTTGATTTTTGGTTTGGCAATGATTGTGATTATGCTCGTTAGACCCGCCGGACTATGGCCTTCTAAACAGCGTCGAGCCGAGTTGGCCCCAAAAACGAAAACCATTTCGCAACAAGAAAAAGACAGTTTGCAAGACGCGGAGCGCAATCATGACTGA
- a CDS encoding ABC transporter ATP-binding protein, whose amino-acid sequence MTEVLLSISGINKRFGGLHALSGVALSINKGEIYGLIGPNGAGKTTLFNVLTGLYQPDEGQFTFNGKDLFRKKPNVVVEAGIARTFQNIRLFANMTALENVMVGQHVRTHTGVIGAVFRPPKARAEEAAITLKAETLLAYVGIADRADELARNLSYGDQRRLEIARALATNPQLLALDEPAAGMNPKETDDLKKLMEKIRDDGVTILLIEHDVKLMMGLCDRIAVLDYGKKIAEGIPELVKNDPKVIEAYLGVAPE is encoded by the coding sequence ATGACTGAGGTTTTATTAAGTATCAGTGGCATCAATAAGCGCTTTGGTGGTTTGCATGCATTATCTGGTGTGGCTTTGTCGATTAATAAAGGTGAGATTTATGGTTTGATTGGCCCTAATGGGGCGGGTAAAACCACGCTGTTTAATGTGCTGACAGGTTTGTATCAGCCAGATGAAGGGCAATTCACTTTTAACGGTAAAGATTTATTTCGCAAAAAACCCAATGTCGTGGTCGAGGCAGGTATTGCTCGAACATTCCAGAATATCCGCTTGTTTGCCAATATGACCGCCTTAGAAAACGTCATGGTCGGCCAACATGTTCGAACCCACACTGGCGTGATTGGTGCAGTATTTCGCCCACCGAAAGCGCGTGCTGAAGAGGCGGCGATTACGCTTAAAGCAGAAACCTTACTTGCTTATGTCGGCATTGCCGATAGAGCCGATGAGTTAGCGCGTAATTTATCGTATGGTGATCAACGCCGATTGGAAATTGCACGCGCCTTGGCGACCAATCCGCAGTTGTTGGCGCTGGATGAGCCGGCGGCGGGGATGAATCCGAAAGAGACCGATGATTTAAAAAAACTCATGGAAAAAATCCGTGATGATGGCGTCACCATTTTATTGATTGAACATGATGTGAAATTAATGATGGGATTGTGCGACCGGATTGCGGTGCTCGATTACGGCAAAAAAATTGCTGAGGGGATTCCTGAGCTCGTTAAAAACGATCCAAAAGTGATCGAAGCGTATTTAGGGGTGGCACCAGAATGA
- a CDS encoding ABC transporter ATP-binding protein, which yields MTASANTLLEVKDLKVAYGGIHAVKGINLEVKEGELVALIGANGAGKTTTLKTLMGMVKPAGGEILFKNQSTAKIEAHDYVRHGLVMVPEGRGIFGRLTVEENLLMGAYWRDDKAQMANDLERVYQLFPRVKERYKQLAGTLSGGEQQMVAMGRALMSRPKLLLLDEPSMGLAPIIVQKIFEIIRMVAAEGVTMLLVEQNAKLALQTANRGYVMESGKVTFSDDAAALLANEKVQQAYLGE from the coding sequence ATGACAGCGTCAGCGAACACATTATTAGAAGTTAAAGATTTAAAGGTCGCTTATGGTGGGATTCATGCGGTAAAAGGCATTAATCTTGAAGTTAAAGAAGGCGAATTGGTGGCTTTGATTGGCGCCAATGGTGCGGGTAAAACCACCACCTTAAAAACTTTAATGGGCATGGTCAAACCTGCTGGTGGCGAGATTTTATTTAAAAATCAATCGACAGCCAAAATCGAAGCGCATGATTATGTTCGTCATGGTTTAGTGATGGTGCCAGAAGGGCGAGGTATTTTTGGCCGCTTAACGGTGGAAGAAAACCTGCTGATGGGTGCCTATTGGCGCGATGATAAGGCGCAAATGGCCAATGACCTAGAGCGGGTTTATCAATTGTTTCCACGCGTGAAAGAGCGTTATAAGCAATTAGCAGGCACGCTGTCTGGTGGTGAGCAGCAAATGGTGGCGATGGGCCGCGCATTAATGAGCCGACCTAAGTTGTTGTTGCTTGATGAGCCGTCAATGGGCTTGGCACCGATTATTGTGCAAAAAATCTTTGAGATTATTCGCATGGTGGCGGCTGAAGGCGTGACCATGTTGCTGGTGGAACAAAATGCCAAGTTAGCCTTGCAAACCGCGAATCGTGGGTATGTAATGGAATCGGGCAAAGTGACATTTAGCGATGATGCGGCCGCTTTACTCGCCAATGAAAAAGTTCAGCAAGCGTATTTGGGTGAATAA